One part of the Huiozyma naganishii CBS 8797 chromosome 13, complete genome genome encodes these proteins:
- the HDA2 gene encoding Hda2p (similar to Saccharomyces cerevisiae HDA2 (YDR295C); ancestral locus Anc_5.311) encodes MANTHYLSVTLSEFQKDLVEILVAMHQKNLQTELYGLKDDQSAAAASKSQLSQHQHYAYPQLSSTQMTYMFDSHIRNLANHPCLLVDHYMPRQFLKMEPIARLIQSSGKFNVLQHLLSVLTNTTGTDSRPLKIALVAHSIKELDILEGLLLGQQFRLKRLSGTSLCDEGHVFVRQNDLSEGTDTGTMGTVGSNATGPMGDSSTSSSNKSPQASSSIYTRDDYHYDKTSRAAGDTDSRNWLFLATTKHLLHNESLLQQYDTDLILAFDPLLDTTLKSIPVLPSGNTIPIVKLLVRDSPDHYIMAKGLANSTNDHELDYKILKESLQYFLRYRKVDSSANDDIDYKRFISDVLSASDDKHCDLPLRVDDELTDGDITAPQFYTDFGTRKDIVASNTVFNVKNYQRELMQRTMDRLQDINTQFHSNKEKLVTRQLLETERQNKLDFLKHDGVGVNFKSLEALQKEQLDSEKRLERVTAEHEKLGRRREKLMEQVTALKRLRADAHDPFKLQGKITEFKEQIAKQKQERNQLLEKNFSLNSRSNELRSDYQQKSADAAARSLELASLKKTQEEALKRKNGPLASQLNYLALVQTQASLRDEASQWAEENSFLSQYTKKLNELYETKHTTKKPVKQSKRGSGRYRSTRSTSPSYV; translated from the coding sequence ATGGCTAACACTCACTATTTATCCGTGACGTTGTCTGAGTTCCAGAAGGATCTCGTTGAGATTCTTGTTGCGATGCACCAGAAGAACCTCCAGACGGAGTTGTACGGTTTGAAAGATGATCAATCTGCCGCTGCGGCATCCAAATCACAGTTGTCGCAACACCAACACTATGCATACCCACAGCTGTCATCCACGCAGATGACATACATGTTTGACTCACATATCAGAAACCTAGCGAACCACCCGTGTCTGTTGGTGGACCACTATATGCCACGACAGTTCCTCAAGATGGAACCCATCGCGAGACTGATCCAATCCTCCGGGAAATTTAATGTGTTACAACACTTGCTGTCCGTGCTGACAAACACTACAGGGACGGACTCTCGGCCATTGAAGATCGCACTTGTCGCGCATAGTATCAAAGAGCTGGATATTCTGGAGGGGTTGCTTCTCGGACAACAGTTTCGATTGAAGAGGTTGTCCGGCACGTCGCTATGCGACGAGGGCCACGTGTTTGTAAGGCAGAATGATCTTTCTGAGGGCACTGATACGGGTACCATGGGCACTGTTGGCAGCAATGCCACTGGACCCATGGGGGACTCCTCAACAAGCTCATCAAACAAGAGCCCTCAGGCTTCATCTTCGATTTACACCAGAGACGATTACCATTACGACAAGACATCAAGAGCCGCGGGAGACACAGATTCGCGCAACTGGCTGTTTCTCGCTACAACGAAGCATTTACTGCATAACGAATCACTCCTGCAACAGTATGACACAGACCTGATATTAGCCTTCGATCCGCTTTTGGACACAACGTTGAAAAGTATTCCGGTGTTACCATCGGGGAACACAATCCCAATTGTTAAGCTGCTAGTGAGAGATTCGCCGGATCATTATATTATGGCTAAGGGACTGGCAAACAGTACCAACGATCATGAGCTAGATTACAAGATATTAAAGGAGTCTCTGCAGTACTTTTTGAGATACAGAAAGGTCGATAGTAGCGCCAATGACGATATCGACTACAAACGTTTTATCAGTGATGTGCTCTCCGCTTCCGATGACAAACACTGCGATTTACCGCTGAGGGTGGATGATGAACTTACAGATGGTGATATAACAGCGCCGCAGTTTTACACCGATTTCGGAACTCGGAAAGACATTGTGGCATCCAATACAGTGTTCAACGTGAAAAATTACCAGAGAGAACTAATGCAGAGGACTATGGATCGTTTACAGGACATTAACACACAGTTCCACTCTAACAAGGAAAAACTTGTTACAAGACAGCTCTTGGAGACGGAGAGACAAAACAAGCtggatttcttgaaacaCGATGGGGTGGGGGTCAACTTCAAGAGTCTGGAGGCCCTTCAGAAGGAGCAGCTGGATTCAGAGAAGCGGCTAGAAAGGGTCACCGCTGAACATGAGAAACTGGGCAGGAGGAGGGAGAAGCTAATGGAACAAGTAactgctttgaagagactCAGAGCTGATGCCCACGATCCCTTTAAGTTACAGGGAAAAATTACCGAATTTAAGGAGCAAATAGCCAAACAAAAGCAAGAGAGAAACCAACTGCTGGAAAAAAACTTCTCCCTTAACAGCAGAAGTAATGAGCTACGTTCGGACTATCAGCAAAAGTCGGCAGATGCAGCCGCGAGGTCGTTAGAACTGGCATCCCTAAAGAAGactcaagaagaagctcTTAAGAGAAAAAATGGTCCACTGGCATCACAATTGAATTATCTGGCCCTTGTACAAACCCAAGCCAGTCTCAGGGATGAAGCAAGCCAGTGGGCAGAGGAGAACAGCTTCCTCTCACAGTACACCAAGAAACTTAACGAATTGTACGAGACGAAACATACCACTAAGAAACCGGTTAAGCAATCGAAGAGGGGTTCTGGTAGGTATCGATCTACAAGATCAACCTCTCCAAGTTACGTCTAA
- the PRO1 gene encoding glutamate 5-kinase (similar to Saccharomyces cerevisiae PRO1 (YDR300C) and YHR033W; ancestral locus Anc_5.318), producing MAEKKTYTLVIKLGSSSLVDEKTKEPKLATMSLIVETVVRLRRMGHRVIIVSSGGIAIGLRAMNLPKRPKNLAEVQAIAAVGQGRLIGRWDLLFSQFGQRIAQILLTRNDIVDWTQFKNAQNTMSELLNMGVVPIVNENDTLSVSEIKFGDNDTLSAITAALINADYLFLLTDVDCLYTDNPRTNPEAKPILVVPDLSMGLPGVNTSSGSGSDVGTGGMRTKIVAAELATNAGVHTIIMKSSQPSNISTIVEYMQTLDLENESNGKPVCDSSTDLIKLQEKELARLQKLHVPLYTKFIANDNNHHLKNRDFWILHGLVTKGAVVIDEGAYNALTRKEKAGLLPAGIIQVEDTFHELECVDLKVGKRLASGELDVSVPLKTVGRARCNYTSSEISKIKGLQSIDIEEALGYSLGEYVAQRENLAFPPH from the coding sequence ATGGCGGAAAAGAAGACTTATACACTTGTCATTAAATTGGGCTCTTCATCTTTAGTCGATGAAAAAACTAAGGAGCCAAAATTGGCCACAATGTCTCTCATTGTGGAGACCGTTGTGAGGTTGAGAAGGATGGGTCATCGCGTGATTATTGTATCTAGTGGTGGGATTGCCATTGGTTTGAGAGCGATGAATTTGCCCAAGAGACCTAAGAACCTAGCTGAAGTACAGGcaattgctgctgttgggCAAGGAAGACTGATTGGAAGGTGGGATTTGTTATTTTCGCAATTTGGCCAAAGAATTGCTCAAATTCTTCTGACCAGAAATGACATTGTCGACTGGACACAATTCAAGAATGCCCAGAATACAATGTCCGAACTGCTGAATATGGGTGTTGTCCCAATCGTAAATGAAAACGATACTTTGTCCGTTAGCGAGATTAAGTTTGGTGATAATGATACTCTATCGGCTATCACTGCTGCTCTAATAAACGCCGACTATTTATTCCTGCTCACCGATGTTGACTGTCTGTACACTGACAATCCCAGAACCAACCCAGAAGCAAAGCCAATCTTAGTTGTTCCAGACTTGAGTATGGGATTGCCTGGCGTCAATACCTCGAGTGGATCGGGATCTGATGTCGGCACCGGCGGTATGCGGACCAAGATTGTTGCTGCGGAGTTGGCTACCAATGCTGGGGTCCACACCATTATCATGAAATCTTCTCAGCCATCGAACATCTCTACTATTGTTGAATACATGCAAACCTTggatttggaaaacgagAGCAACGGGAAACCTGTATGCGATTCCTCCACAGACCTCATTAAATTGCAAGAAAAGGAGCTGGCCAGATTACAAAAACTTCATGTTCCTTTATACACTAAATTCATTGCAAACGACAACAACCAtcatttgaagaacagggACTTTTGGATTCTTCATGGGTTAGTCACGAAAGGTGCGGTAGTCATTGATGAGGGAGCATATAATGCATtgacaagaaaagaaaaagctGGATTATTGCCTGCTGGTATTATACAGGTCGAAGATACATTCCATGAATTGGAATGTGTGGATTTGAAAGTTGGTAAAAGATTGGCTTCTGGAGAGTTGGACGTTTCTGTTCCCCTGAAAACTGTAGGCAGGGCCAGGTGTAACTACACAAGTTCCGAGATCTCTAAGATAAAAGGTCTGCAAAGTATTGATATTGAGGAGGCATTGGGTTATTCGCTTGGTGAATACGTTGCACAGAGGGAAAATTTGGCTTTCCCCCCACACTGA
- the ATP5 gene encoding F1F0 ATP synthase subunit 5 (similar to Saccharomyces cerevisiae ATP5 (YDR298C); ancestral locus Anc_5.315), whose amino-acid sequence MLRTIVRRASTSSKVHGVSGTYASSLFNIALKRSQLPSVAERLAKLESIVTKPAISATLKNPTLSHGERSAVVKTLQEQVGPDETVGNFLQLLVENNRLGLFSAIYEDFVTLSNEHSGVVTASVTSAKPLDAKSLRRIETVLRNSKFVSGKTGGTQNQLQLESIVNPDIKGGVIVEIDDKTIDLSIASKIQKLNKLLEEDI is encoded by the coding sequence ATGTTGAGAACAATTGTGCGTCGTGCTAGTACAAGCTCTAAAGTGCACGGTGTCAGCGGCACGTACGCATCCTCTCTGTTCAATATCGCGTTGAAGCGGTCGCAGCTGCCATCGGTTGCTGAGCGGTTGGCCAAGTTGGAGTCTATAGTGACGAAACCAGCTATTTCTGCTACTTTGAAAAACCCTACTTTGTCTCACGGGGAGAGGTCTGCAGTGGTGAAAACTCTTCAAGAGCAAGTGGGTCCCGATGAGACTGTGGGGAATTTTTTGCAACTGCTTGTCGAAAACAACAGGCTAGGATTGTTCTCTGCGATCTACGAGGATTTTGTCACACTAAGTAACGAACACTCCGGCGTGGTTACTGCCAGTGTCACTTCTGCGAAACCGTTGGATGCCAAGTCTCTGAGGAGAATCGAGACTGTGCTGCGCAATTCGAAGTTTGTGAGTGGGAAGACTGGCGGTACACAAAaccagttgcaactggaAAGCATCGTTAACCCGGACATCAAGGGCGGTGTGATCGTAGAGATCGATGACAAGACCATAGATTTGTCAATTGCCTCGAAGATCCAGAAGCTAAACAAACTGCTGGAGGAAGATATTTGA
- the DPL1 gene encoding sphinganine-1-phosphate aldolase DPL1 (similar to Saccharomyces cerevisiae DPL1 (YDR294C); ancestral locus Anc_5.310), with protein sequence MLDCSVDLVRLYNTVRLYVEDYSGTSELLVSKFLQYVNDTPWYFMLRDYLFITFVFRVLVTVYHTLVWYGIRGSLLNVWRAASRRVFQWLLNSPVLRSRVEKEVSKSKKMIERELIKDDERISDFPELPEEGLSSDVILEELDRLKTFLPHSKWEDGKVSGAVYHGGSDLIHLQSQAFEKYCVANQLHPDVFPAVRKMEAEVVAMTLRIFHAPEETGCGTTTSGGTESLLLACLSAKMFGLRHKGITEPEMIVPVTAHAGFDKAAYYFGIKLHHVELDPVTFKVDLRKVRRFITKNTVLLAGSMPNFPHGIDDDIVGLGKLAQSYNIPLHVDCCLGSFIVAFAEEAGFTDVPLFDFRVPGVTSISCDTHKYGFAPKGSSVLMYRNEDLRMHQYYVNTEWTGGLYGSPTLAGSRPGALVVGCWATMVHMGQAGYIKSARDILQGARNLREYIEERLPALQIIGNPRFSVVAFTSKSLDVYELSDKLSKRGWHLSTLQKPAALHLAVTQLSVHSIDQLCKELTEVVEEISANTDSKPSSDGTSALYGVAGSVKTTGIADKLVVSFLDALYKLKRSE encoded by the coding sequence ATGCTAGACTGTTCCGTTGACTTGGTTAGGCTGTACAATACTGTGCGACTGTATGTCGAGGATTATTCTGGAACCTCGGAATTGCTGGTGAGCAAGTTTCTACAGTACGTGAACGATACGCCATGGTACTTCATGCTGAGAGATTACTTGTTCATTACTTTTGTATTCCGTGTTCTTGTAACGGTTTACCATACTCTGGTTTGGTACGGTATACGCGGTTCGTTACTGAACGTTTGGCGGGCTGCGTCTCGGCGTGTCTTCCAGTGGTTGCTGAACTCACCAGTGCTTAGATCGAGGGTTGAGAAAGAGGTTTcgaagagcaagaagatGATAGAGCGTGAATTGATCAAGGATGACGAGCGCATTAGTGATTTTCCCGAGTTGCCCGAAGAAGGTTTATCTTCTGATGTAATTTTAGAAGAGCTGGACCGACTTAAGACGTTTTTGCCGCACTCCAAATGGGAAGACGGGAAAGTTTCAGGTGCAGTCTACCATGGTGGTTCAGATTTGATCCACCTACAAAGCCAGGCGTTTGAAAAGTACTGTGTGGCAAACCAACTACACCCAGACGTGTTCCCCGCAGTGCGGAAGATGGAGGCCGAGGTGGTTGCTATGACGTTAAGGATATTCCATGCCCCTGAAGAGACCGGGTGTGGGACGACTACCTCCGGTGGTACTGAGTCCCTGCTTTTGGCCTGTTTGAGTGCCAAGATGTTTGGTTTGAGACACAAGGGGATCACAGAACCGGAGATGATTGTGCCAGTCACTGCTCATGCAGGGTTTGACAAGGCGGCGTACTATTTTGGGATCAAATTGCATCACGTCGAGTTGGATCCAGtgactttcaaagtggatTTGAGGAAAGTTCGTAGGTTTATTACCAAGAACACTGTTTTGTTGGCCGGGTCTATGCCCAATTTCCCACATGGGATCGACGACGATATCGTTGGGTTGGGGAAATTAGCACAGAGTTACAACATCCCATTGCACGTCGACTGCTGTCTCGGGTCTTTCATTGTGGCATTTGCTGAGGAGGCAGGTTTCACTGACGTGCCCCTATTTGATTTCAGAGTCCCCGGTGTGACATCTATCTCTTGTGACACACACAAGTACGGGTTTGCTCCAAAGGGTTCCTCAGTTTTGATGTACCGTAACGAGGATTTAAGAATGCATCAGTACTACGTGAACACTGAGTGGACGGGCGGTCTGTATGGGTCCCCGACACTGGCTGGGTCCAGACCTGGGGCGCTAGTCGTCGGATGTTGGGCCACGATGGTCCACATGGGTCAAGCTGGGTACATTAAGTCTGCGAGAGACATCTTGCAGGGGGCACGTAATCTGAGAGAGTACATTGAGGAGCGACTTCCAGCTTTGCAAATCATTGGGAACCCTCGGTTCTCTGTTGTTGCCTTTACTTCGAAGAGTCTCGACGTCTACGAGTTGTCGGACAAACTATCCAAGCGTGGGTGGCACCTGAGCACGTTACAGAAACCAGCTGCATTGCACTTAGCGGTAACGCAGTTGTCCGTACACTCAATCGACCAGCTATGCAAAGAGCTGACAGAGGTGGTGGAGGAGATATCGGCGAACACAGACTCCAAACCGTCCTCAGATGGTACTTCTGCCCTATACGGTGTTGCTGGCAGTGTTAAGACGACAGGGATTGCAGACAAGTTAGTCGTTAGTTTCCTGGATGCTCTTTACAAACTGAAACGGAGTGAATGA
- the MHR1 gene encoding mitochondrial 54S ribosomal protein mL67 (similar to Saccharomyces cerevisiae MHR1 (YDR296W); ancestral locus Anc_5.313), giving the protein MNKFRTAKWLMKHGSQPQVYLFRHLEKGSVVYSQFPRVTKQSLEKGYPRPCWDNKKPEGRRDLWKLMCLVRTGSHESAVQLYQNLNRLRYMRDVLYPSQAQKWRKLNEDKRIWYSGQFRPVYGQEAVADLRESLLKLNLGDSQGSEPPNIGPVTIFWEDLWRMGNKDTHWQEKDFPFPIQHEQIPREGNVVREESALIKELSNQV; this is encoded by the coding sequence ATGAATAAGTTTCGTACTGCCAAGTGGCTAATGAAGCATGGTTCCCAGCCACAGGTGTACTTGTTTCGTCACTTGGAGAAAGGGTCTGTAGTTTACTCACAGTTCCCGCGAGTGACGAAGCAGTCCCTTGAGAAGGGGTACCCAAGGCCGTGTTGGGATAATAAGAAGCCCGAAGGTAGGAGAGACCTTTGGAAGTTGATGTGTTTGGTTAGGACAGGTAGTCATGAGAGTGCGGTCCAGTTGTACCAAAATCTGAACAGATTGAGGTACATGAGGGATGTGCTTTACCCTAGCCAAGCGCAGAAGTGGAGAAAGCTCAATGAGGATAAGAGAATCTGGTACTCTGGGCAATTCCGACCAGTGTACGGACAAGAGGCAGTGGCAGATTTAAGAGAATCCCTGCTGAAACTAAACTTGGGGGACTCCCAAGGATCCGAGCCTCCCAACATTGGTCCCGTAACGATATTCTGGGAAGATCTGTGGCGGATGGGTAACAAGGACACGCATTGGCAGGAAAAGGACTTCCCATTCCCTATACAACACGAACAAATACCTCGCGAGGGGAACGTTGTCCGGGAGGAGAGTGCTTTGATAAAAGAGCTCAGCAATCAAGTATAA
- the BFR2 gene encoding rRNA-processing protein BFR2 (similar to Saccharomyces cerevisiae BFR2 (YDR299W); ancestral locus Anc_5.316) encodes MGKSLGEKIARKANRPAVADVDIENAELGVFEHREHGEESDGSGDGGSDGDDSDDDDEARRRTEHYVPVGKSKLREEMKKDGLVQGGQYTGVKSSRETLYNESGDSGESESEDGESDEDSESGVSLRTDSEEELGNDSADDDSSAELEEKEDTAVARQKLAQLIQRETQSSVNRLSQTAKKDSLKGHAILQQNIFFDKIIDLRINLQKALHNSNILPLTKQSWKDSQSSKTKKLLKKNQKLMNTLLTQFLDFRTEFQEGVHISQEDAPSKKRKHDSVENQTEYLNKELKDYRDTVLHKWSQKIDSTSGNKVLSSNKFKAINQPANVQVENQLGDIPRLVKRTRLNRRNVVPINFASDWEKGELSLIDATNQPAAQQTQEDEEENLDIPQNYDPRRKDNVSLDTVENPYIFDDEDFYRVLLNDLIDKKLSSNVNSEAAITLKSSTNNKMKKNIDTKASKGRKLNFSIQDPIVSYEAPVNNGYKWSDEQIDEFFNGLLGQKINFNEGDEEGSGTEEKNEQIDESLRNDDIQIFG; translated from the coding sequence ATGGGTAAGTCGTTGGGAGAAAAGATTGCCAGGAAGGCGAATAGGCCTGCTGTGGCCGATGTGGATATCGAGAATGCGGAATTGGGCGTCTTTGAGCATCGCGAGCACGGTGAGGAGAGTGACGGCAGTGGCGATGGTGGTAGTGACGGTGATGACagtgacgatgatgatgaggcAAGGCGGCGTACAGAGCACTACGTGCCTGTCGGGAAGTCCAAATTGAGAGAGGAAATGAAGAAGGACGGGCTTGTTCAAGGCGGTCAGTACACTGGTGTCAAGAGCTCTAGGGAGACATTGTACAACGAGAGTGGTGACAGTGGCGAAAGTGAGAGTGAGGATGGCGAAAGTGACGAGGACTCCGAAAGTGGTGTTTCTCTAAGGACAGACTCTGAGGAAGAGCTGGGAAACGATTCTGCTGACGATGATTCGAGTGCggaattggaggagaaagaggaTACGGCCGTGGCAAGACAGAAACTGGCCCAGTTGATTCAAAGGGAAACACAGTCATCGGTCAATAGACTATCCCAAACTGCCAAGAAGGATTCCCTAAAGGGCCACGCGATCTTGCAACAAAACATATTCTTCGACAAAATCATAGACTTGAGAATTAACCTACAGAAGGCTCTTCACAACAGTAACATTTTACCCCTGACCAAACAATCTTGGAAGGACTCTCAATCGTCAAAGACTAAGAAATTGCTGaaaaagaatcaaaagCTGATGAACACTCTTTTAACCCAGTTTCTGGATTTTAGAACCGAGTTTCAAGAGGGAGTTCACATATCACAAGAGGATGCcccttcaaagaagaggaagcaTGACAGCGTGGAGAACCAAACAGAATATCTAaacaaagagttgaaggatTATAGAGACACAGTACTCCACAAATGGTCACAAAAGATTGACTCGACCTCCGGTAACAAAGTCTTGTCGtcaaacaaattcaaagcCATCAATCAACCGGCAAATGTGCAAGTGGAAAATCAATTAGGCGACATTCCACGTCTGGTCAAACGTACTAGGTTGAATAGAAGGAACGTCGTCCCCATAAATTTTGCCAGTGATTGGGAAAAGGGCGAATTGTCTTTAATTGATGCGACAAATCAACCTGCTGCACAGCAGACCCAagaggatgaggaagaaaacTTGGATATCCCTCAAAACTATGATCCAAGGAGAAAGGATAACGTGTCCCTGGATACCGTCGAGAATCCATATATTTTCGACGATGAAGATTTCTACCGTGTGTTATTGAATGACCTGATAGATAAGAAACTCTCGAGTAACGTCAATTCAGAAGCCGCGATTACTTTAAAGTCAAGCACGAATaacaaaatgaagaaaaacatcGACACGAAGGCCTCCAAGGGGAGGAAACTGAACTTTTCAATCCAGGATCCCATCGTAAGCTATGAGGCACCGGTCAACAACGGCTACAAGTGGTCGGATGAACAGATTGACGAATTCTTTAATGGGTTACTGGGTCAGAAAATTAACTTCAACGAGGGTGACGAAGAAGGGAGTGGTacggaagaaaaaaacgAACAAATTGACGAATCCCTCAGAAATGATGACATACAAATCTTTGGTTAA